One Rosa chinensis cultivar Old Blush chromosome 5, RchiOBHm-V2, whole genome shotgun sequence genomic region harbors:
- the LOC112167691 gene encoding NAD(P)H-quinone oxidoreductase subunit N, chloroplastic encodes MATAANCLRHGTVPVSANLQHQQPRRNNCMVNMAGNRNMKLMGGHGKASKRSGMITCAGREIADFIGGDLVRFDLGQWLSDVEEHKALAVYSPHEGGYEGRYLNRLTYQGYYFLDLSARGLGDPETTLTKVHPVCPAHLGKQPIARWYFPPEVDYRLAALPPKAKGLVVWIIEAKVLSKAELQFLALLPTLRPKVRVIAECGNWRRFVWKPLKEISGLTESEE; translated from the exons ATGGCAACGGCTGCAAATTGCTTAAGGCATGGAACTGTACCAGTCTCGGCCAACCTCCAGCACCAGCAGCCTCGAAGAAACAACTGCATGGTAAACATGGCGGGAAACAGAAACATGAAGCTGATGGGTGGACATGGCAAAGCATCCAAGAGGAGTGGGATGATAACGTGTGCAGGGAGGGAGATAGCAGACTTCATAGGAGGGGATTTGGTGAGATTTGATCTGGGACAGTGGCTTTCCGATGTGGAAGAGCACAAGGCCCTCGCAGTCTACTCACCCCACGAGGGAGGCTACGAGGGCCGCTACCTTAACCGATTGACATACCAGGGTTACTATTTCCTGGACCTCAGCGCCCGAGGTCTTGGTGATCCTGAGACCACTCTCACCAAGGTCCATCCAGTTTGCCCG GCACATTTAGGGAAGCAGCCGATAGCAAGATGGTATTTTCCACCAGAGGTTGATTATAGGCTTGCTGCGCTGCCTCCAAAGGCCAAAGGGCTTGTGGTCTGGATTATTGAAGCCAAG GTTCTGTCAAAGGCAGAATTGCAGTTTCTTGCGCTCCTTCCAACCCTCCGCCCCAAAGTCAGGGTCATTGCTGAGTGCGGAAACTG GAGAAGATTCGTGTGGAAGCCACTCAAGGAGATTTCGGGACTAACTGAAAGTGAGGAATGA
- the LOC112167689 gene encoding sister chromatid cohesion protein SCC4, whose product MDAVAEGLWGLADYQEQSGEIGKAVKCLEAICQSDVSFFPIVEVKTRLRIATLLLKHSHNVNHAKAHLERAQLLLKSIPSCFDLKCRAYSLLSQCYHLVGSIAPQKQVLHKALELTASGYDIAVKLWSCNFNSQLANALIIEGDYQSSIAALDAGYVCATQIGYPELQMFFATCMLHVHLMHWEDESSVERAAAKCDEVWEFLDPQKKQLCLGLFFYNELLHIFYRLRVCDYKNATPHIERLDAAMKADLKQTQYVQQLTKEFDALNESLSRPDLHYRERLALSEKQSQIQHQLASLTALSSTSKGTLEPAYFGNMRRTDGDKLELAPPPIDGEWLPKSAVYALVDLMMVVLSRPKGNFRDCGKRIQSGMHTIEEELLKLGITDGVREVNLQHSAIWMAGVYLMLLMQFLENKVAMELTRSEFVEAQEALVQMKNWFIRFPTILQTCESIIEMLRGQYAHSVGCYSEAAFHFIEAVKLTESKSMQALCQIYAAVSYICIGDSESSTQALDLIGPVYRMMDSFVGVREKTNCLFAYGLLLMKQQDLQEARNRLAKGLQMTHNQLGNLQLVSQYLTILGSLALALHDAGQAREILRSSLTLAKKLSDIPTQIWVLSVLTALYQELGEKGSEMENVEFQKSRMDALQQKLIDANSSIHHIELIDTVRIEVQQFHEVDSRSTLGPAMSANLDIPESVGLSAPMPGQSTSRLVDIDIGNIGRRGKRKM is encoded by the exons ATGGATGCGGTGGCGGAAGGGCTGTGGGGGTTGGCGGACTACCAGGAGCAGAGCGGCGAGATCGGCAAAGCCGTCAAGTGCCTGGAAGCCATCTGCCAAAGCGACGTGTCGTTTTTCCCCATCGTCGAGGTCAAGACCCGTCTCCGAATCGCTACTCTTCTCCTCAAGCACTCCCACAACGTCAACCACGCCAAGGCTCACTTGGAGCGCGCGCAGTTGCTCCTCAAATCCATTCCTTCCTGTTTTGATTTGAAGTGCAGAGCTTACAGTCTGCTCAGCCAGTGTTACCATCTCGTCGGCTCCATAGCTCCTCAGAAACAGGTCCTCCACAAGGCCCTGGAGCTCACCGCTAGCGGCTACGA TATTGCAGTGAAGTTATGGTCTTGCAACTTCAATTCGCAGCTGGCGAATGCGTTGATTATTGAGGGAGACTACCAGAGTTCGATTGCGGCATTGGACGCTGGCTATGTTTGCGCTACTCAGATAGGTTATCCTGAGTTGCAG ATGTTCTTTGCAACTTGTATGCTCCATGTACATCTCATGCACTGGGAGGATGAGAGTTCAGTTGAGCGAGCTGCTGCCAAATGCGATGAGGTCTGGGAGTTCCTTGACCCCCAGAAA AAACAACTATGCCTTGGCTTATTCTTCTACAATGAACTGCTGCACATATTTTATCGCCTCCGAGTATGTGACTACAAGAATGCTACACCACACATAGAAAGATTGGATGCTGCCATGAAGGCCGATTTGAAGCAAACACAGTATGTGCAACAGCTAACTAAGGAATTTGATGCCTTAAATGAGAGTCTCTCCCGCCCTGATCTACACTACAGGGAGAGGTTAGCACTGTCTGAAAAACAGTCTCAGATACAACACCAGCTGGCTTCTCTTACTGCATTGAGTTCGACTAGCAAGGGAACTTTGGAACCAGCTTATTTTGGAAATATGAGACGCACTGATGGAGATAAGCTTGAGCTAGCACCGCCTCCTATTGATGGGGAATGGCTACCAAAAAGTGCAGTCTATGCTCTTGTTGATCTTATGATGGTTGTGCTGAGCCGTCCAAAAGGAAATTTTAGGGATTGTGGAAAGCGCATTCAATCTGGAATGCATACCATTGAAG AGGAGCTTTTGAAGCTTGGAATAACCGATGGTGTGAGAG AAGTGAATTTGCAGCACTCTGCCATTTGGATGGCTGGTGTGTATTTAATGCTACTTATGCAGTTCCTTGAAAACAAAGTAGCCATGGAGTTGACACGATCTGAATTTGTAGAAGCACAAGAG GCGTTGGTGCAGATGAAGAATTGGTTTATACGCTTTCCAACTATTTTACAGACATGTGAGAGCATCATTGAAATGCTCAGGGGGCAGTATGCTCATTCCGTTGGTTGTTATAGTGAGGCAGCTTTTCATTTCATTGAAGCTGTAaag CTCACAGAGAGCAAATCAATGCAAGCGCTTTGCCAAATATATGCTGCTGTCTCCTACATATGCATTGGTGACTCTGAATCATCTACACAG GCACTTGATTTGATTGGACCAGTTTACAGAATGATGGATTCATTTGTTGGAGTTCGAGAGAAAACCAATTGCCTTTTTGCCTATGGTCTTTTATTGATGAAGCAACAAGATCTACAGGAAGCAAG AAACCGACTTGCTAAAGGTTTGCAAATGACACATAATCAGCTTGGGAACCTTCAACTTGTTTCACAGTATTTGACAATCCTTGGGAGTTTGGCACTGGCGCTGCATGACGCTGGACAAGCAAGAGAGATTTTGAGATCATCCTTGACATTGGCAAAGAAGCTTTCTGATATCCCCACGCAGATATGGGTGCTCTCTGTTTTGACAG CTTTATATCAAGAATTAGGTGAGAAGGGAAGTGAAATGGAGAATGTTGAGTTTCAGAAGAGTAGGATGGATGCTCTGCAACAGAAACTTATAGATGCAAATTCGTCCATTCACCATATTGAACTA ATTGACACAGTAAGGATTGAAGTCCAGCAATTTCATGAGGTTGACAGTCGTTCAACCCTTGGCCCAGCCATGAGCGCCAATCTTGACATTCCAGAATCTGTTGGCCTGTCTGCCCCAATGCCTGGTCAGTCGACATCAAGGCTAGTAGATATAGACATAGGAAACATAGGAAGACGTGGGAAGAGGAAAATGTAG